The following are encoded in a window of Pseudomonas multiresinivorans genomic DNA:
- a CDS encoding ABC transporter permease subunit, translating to MPNGRHAVIGVPFFWLFLFFLLPFAIVLKISLAAADVAIPPYTEVFQYADQTLQVVLNLGNYLMLTDDPLYIDAYLGSLKMAAISTFLCLVIGYPMAYAIARASKEMQTVLLLLIMMPTWTAILIRVYAWMGILSNNGLLNSFLMWLGIINEPLTILNTNFAVYIGIVYSYLPFMVMPLYANLVKHDMSLLEAASDLGARSFTSFWKITVPLSKNGIIAGCMLVFIPAVGEFVIPELLGGPETLMIGKVLWQEFFNNRDWPVASALAVVMLAILIIPIILFNKNQAKELEGKV from the coding sequence CTGCCGAACGGCCGGCATGCCGTGATCGGTGTGCCGTTCTTCTGGCTGTTCCTGTTCTTCCTGCTGCCCTTCGCCATCGTGCTGAAGATCAGTCTGGCAGCAGCGGACGTGGCCATTCCGCCGTACACCGAAGTATTCCAGTACGCCGACCAGACCCTTCAGGTCGTGCTGAACCTGGGCAACTACCTGATGCTGACGGACGACCCGCTCTACATCGACGCCTACCTGGGCTCGCTGAAGATGGCGGCGATCAGCACTTTCCTCTGCCTTGTGATCGGTTATCCGATGGCCTATGCCATCGCCCGCGCCAGCAAGGAAATGCAGACCGTCCTGCTGCTGCTGATCATGATGCCGACCTGGACGGCGATCCTGATCCGCGTGTACGCCTGGATGGGCATCCTGTCCAACAACGGCCTGCTCAACAGCTTCCTGATGTGGCTGGGCATCATCAACGAGCCGCTGACGATCCTGAACACCAACTTCGCGGTGTACATCGGCATCGTCTACTCGTACCTGCCGTTCATGGTCATGCCGCTCTACGCCAACCTGGTGAAGCACGACATGAGCCTGCTCGAAGCCGCGTCCGACCTCGGCGCGCGCAGCTTCACCAGCTTCTGGAAGATCACCGTGCCGCTGTCCAAGAACGGCATCATCGCCGGCTGCATGCTGGTGTTCATCCCGGCGGTGGGCGAGTTCGTGATCCCGGAACTGCTGGGCGGCCCCGAGACGCTGATGATCGGCAAGGTGCTGTGGCAGGAGTTCTTCAACAACCGTGACTGGCCGGTGGCTTCCGCCCTCGCCGTGGTGATGCTGGCGATCCTGATCATTCCCATCATCCTCTTTAACAAGAACCAGGCTAAAGAGCTGGAGGGCAAGGTATGA
- a CDS encoding ABC transporter permease subunit, producing the protein MNKRWSFSNIMLVLGLLFIYVPMLILVIYSFNGSKLVTVWGGWSVKWYVGLLDNQQLVGSVFRSLEIACYTAISSVALGTLAAFVLTRIPRFRGRTLFGGMVTAPLVMPEVITGLSLLLLFVAMAQLIGWPQERGIVTIWIAHTSFCSSYVAVVVSARLRELDLSIEEAAMDLGAKPWKVFMLITIPMIAPSLAAGGMMSFALSLDDLVLASFVSGPGSTTLPMEVFSAVRLGVKPEINAVASLILLTVSLFTFFAWYFTRQAEERRKRAIQEAMESNATDWQKGSTATA; encoded by the coding sequence ATGAACAAGCGTTGGTCGTTCTCCAACATCATGCTGGTGTTGGGCCTGCTGTTCATCTACGTGCCGATGCTCATCCTGGTCATCTACTCGTTCAACGGCTCCAAGCTGGTGACCGTGTGGGGTGGCTGGTCGGTGAAGTGGTACGTCGGCCTGCTGGACAACCAGCAGCTCGTTGGCTCGGTGTTCCGCTCGCTGGAGATCGCCTGCTACACCGCGATCTCCTCGGTAGCCCTGGGCACCCTGGCGGCCTTCGTGCTGACCCGCATCCCGCGCTTCCGTGGCCGTACGCTGTTCGGCGGCATGGTTACCGCGCCGCTGGTCATGCCCGAGGTGATCACCGGTCTGTCGCTGCTGCTGCTGTTCGTCGCCATGGCCCAGCTGATTGGCTGGCCGCAGGAACGCGGCATCGTGACCATCTGGATCGCCCACACCAGCTTCTGCTCGTCCTACGTAGCGGTCGTGGTGTCGGCGCGCCTGCGCGAGCTGGACCTGTCCATCGAGGAAGCGGCCATGGACCTGGGCGCCAAGCCCTGGAAAGTGTTCATGCTGATCACCATCCCGATGATCGCGCCGTCGCTGGCGGCGGGCGGCATGATGTCCTTCGCCCTGTCGCTGGATGACCTGGTACTGGCCAGCTTCGTGTCCGGCCCTGGCTCCACCACGCTGCCGATGGAAGTGTTCTCCGCCGTGCGCCTGGGCGTGAAGCCGGAGATCAACGCCGTAGCCAGCCTGATCCTGCTGACCGTATCGCTGTTCACCTTCTTCGCCTGGTACTTCACCCGCCAGGCCGAGGAACGTCGCAAGCGCGCGATCCAGGAGGCCATGGAGTCCAACGCGACCGATTGGCAGAAGGGTTCGACAGCCACCGCCTGA
- a CDS encoding penicillin acylase family protein, with protein MKRTLTVLAVVVAAAAAGAGWYLHGKQPVRDGQLPLAGLASEVTVRYDERGVPHIKAGSEEDMYRAIGYVHAQDRLFQMEMLRRLSRGELAEVLGPKLVDTDRMFRSLRIRDHAAEYVKTQDKNSPAWKALVAYLDGVNQFQESHPRPVEFDILGIPKRPFTPEDTVSVAGYMAYSFAAAFRTEPVLTYVRDQLGADYLKVFDLDWHPNGVLTPSPLAAADWQDMGAIAQLSHAALEKAGLPQFEGSNAWAVSGSRTKSGKPLLAGDPHIRFAVPAVWYEMQASAPGFELYGHYQALNPFASLGHNLQFGWSLTMFQNDDVDLVAEKVNPDNPNQVWYHGQWVDLKSEEQSIAVKGEAPVKITLRSSPHGPLVNDALGTASGKTPVSMWWAFLETQNPILDAFYELNRADTLAKARNAASKIQSPGLNVVWANARGDIGWWASAQLPVRPDGVNPNFLLDGASGQSDKTGFYPFSENPQEENPARGYIVSANFQPVPANGRPVPGYYNLPDRGQQLNKRLSDDSVKWDLQNSQALQLDTATGYGPRFLKPLLPILREAAATDEEKALVDNLANWQGDHPLDSVTATVFNQLIYQVADGAMRDEMGDAFFDNLLSTRVLDVALPRLAADENSPWWDNRKTPQKETRADIVKAAWKDSLAHLRATLGQDSKQWLWGKAHTLTHGHPLGQQKPLDRIFNVGPFAAPGGHEVPNNLSHRVGPAPWQVVYGPSTRRLIDFADPAHSLGINPVGQSGVPFDNHYDDQAEAYIEGQYLPQHYDDNEVKANTKGVLRLIPVRR; from the coding sequence ATGAAACGCACTTTGACTGTCCTCGCTGTCGTTGTCGCCGCTGCCGCGGCGGGCGCTGGCTGGTACCTGCACGGCAAGCAGCCGGTACGCGACGGACAACTGCCGCTGGCCGGCCTCGCCAGCGAAGTCACGGTTCGCTACGACGAGCGTGGCGTGCCGCACATCAAGGCCGGCAGCGAGGAGGACATGTACCGGGCAATCGGTTACGTGCATGCCCAGGACCGGCTGTTCCAGATGGAAATGCTCCGGCGCCTGTCCCGCGGCGAGCTGGCCGAAGTGCTCGGGCCCAAGCTGGTGGACACCGATCGTATGTTCCGTAGCCTGCGCATCCGCGACCACGCGGCGGAGTATGTGAAGACGCAGGACAAGAATTCCCCGGCCTGGAAGGCCCTGGTCGCCTACCTCGATGGCGTCAACCAGTTCCAGGAAAGCCACCCGCGCCCGGTGGAGTTCGACATCCTCGGCATTCCCAAGCGCCCCTTCACGCCCGAGGACACCGTCAGCGTCGCCGGCTACATGGCCTACAGCTTCGCCGCCGCCTTCCGCACCGAACCGGTGCTGACCTACGTGCGCGACCAACTGGGCGCGGATTACCTGAAAGTCTTCGACCTCGACTGGCACCCCAACGGCGTGCTCACGCCGTCCCCGTTGGCTGCCGCCGACTGGCAGGACATGGGCGCCATCGCCCAGCTCAGCCACGCCGCCCTGGAGAAGGCCGGCCTGCCACAGTTCGAAGGCAGCAACGCCTGGGCCGTTTCCGGCAGCCGCACCAAGAGCGGCAAGCCGCTGCTGGCAGGCGACCCGCACATCCGCTTCGCCGTGCCGGCGGTGTGGTACGAAATGCAGGCCAGCGCGCCGGGCTTCGAGCTGTACGGTCACTACCAGGCGCTCAACCCCTTCGCCTCGCTGGGCCACAACCTGCAGTTCGGCTGGAGCCTGACCATGTTCCAGAACGACGACGTCGATCTGGTCGCCGAGAAGGTCAACCCGGACAACCCCAACCAAGTCTGGTACCACGGCCAGTGGGTGGACCTGAAGAGCGAGGAGCAGAGCATCGCCGTGAAGGGCGAGGCGCCGGTGAAGATCACTCTGCGCAGCTCGCCCCACGGCCCGCTGGTCAACGACGCGCTGGGCACTGCCTCGGGCAAGACCCCGGTGTCCATGTGGTGGGCCTTCCTGGAAACCCAGAACCCGATCCTTGACGCCTTCTACGAGTTGAACCGCGCCGACACCCTGGCAAAGGCGCGCAACGCGGCCTCGAAGATCCAGTCGCCAGGCCTCAACGTGGTCTGGGCCAACGCCCGCGGCGACATCGGCTGGTGGGCCTCGGCACAGCTACCGGTGCGCCCGGACGGGGTCAACCCGAACTTCCTGCTCGACGGCGCCAGCGGCCAGTCCGACAAGACCGGCTTCTACCCCTTCAGCGAAAACCCGCAGGAAGAGAACCCGGCGCGCGGCTACATCGTCTCCGCCAACTTCCAGCCGGTGCCAGCCAATGGCCGCCCAGTGCCCGGCTACTACAACCTGCCCGACCGCGGTCAGCAACTGAACAAGCGCCTGTCCGACGATTCGGTGAAATGGGACCTGCAGAACAGCCAGGCGCTGCAACTGGATACCGCCACCGGCTACGGCCCGCGCTTCCTCAAGCCGCTGCTGCCGATCCTGCGTGAAGCGGCGGCGACCGACGAAGAGAAGGCGCTGGTGGACAACCTGGCCAACTGGCAGGGTGACCACCCGCTGGATTCCGTGACCGCCACGGTGTTCAACCAGCTGATCTACCAGGTAGCCGACGGCGCCATGCGCGATGAGATGGGCGACGCCTTCTTCGATAACCTCCTGTCCACCCGCGTGCTGGACGTGGCCCTGCCGCGCCTGGCCGCTGACGAGAACTCGCCCTGGTGGGACAACCGCAAGACGCCGCAGAAGGAAACCCGCGCCGATATCGTCAAGGCCGCCTGGAAGGACAGCCTGGCGCACCTGCGCGCCACCCTCGGCCAGGACTCGAAGCAGTGGCTGTGGGGCAAGGCGCATACCCTCACCCACGGCCATCCGCTGGGCCAGCAGAAGCCGCTGGACCGTATCTTCAACGTCGGCCCGTTCGCCGCGCCAGGCGGACACGAGGTGCCGAACAACCTGTCCCATCGCGTCGGTCCGGCGCCCTGGCAGGTGGTCTACGGCCCGTCCACGCGTCGCCTGATCGACTTCGCCGACCCGGCGCACAGCCTGGGCATCAACCCGGTTGGCCAGAGCGGCGTACCCTTCGACAATCACTACGACGACCAGGCCGAGGCCTACATCGAGGGCCAGTACCTGCCGCAGCACTATGACGACAACGAGGTCAAGGCCAACACCAAGGGCGTCCTGCGGCTGATCCCCGTCCGTCGCTGA
- a CDS encoding AraC family transcriptional regulator, which produces MAASELNFLATPALTQSATLRRQLYEALSVLGFDPTDIYRQALQKVRLPAPAQSGRLVHDDAPLFWTTLDEITGDADIGLHLGEAMKPRLLDVVGYLQMASSDLREALQSFLRFQHILSGGFAAQMHEEGDRVRLILDLNYLGISNLRQQMECLMLLFLKQLALITDDEFHVQAIEFRHPQPRRLSEHRRLFGMTPSFGKANDALIFDRALLTRPSRTGNPVLHRLLTEHAREQLGTLDENDLLNRLRYLIAIRLGEEDCTLQSCARELGVRPGLLQRNLASRAQTFREVREEVRRQRAAQLLEQGVAIREVARACGFAELSPFYRAFKRWYSMPPERYRQRLQGGTEG; this is translated from the coding sequence ATGGCCGCATCCGAGCTGAACTTCCTCGCCACACCGGCGCTGACCCAATCCGCCACCCTCCGCCGCCAGTTGTACGAGGCGCTCTCGGTGCTGGGTTTTGACCCGACCGACATCTATCGCCAGGCCCTGCAGAAGGTGCGCCTGCCGGCGCCGGCGCAGAGCGGCCGCCTGGTGCACGATGACGCGCCATTGTTCTGGACGACCCTTGATGAGATTACCGGCGATGCCGATATCGGCCTGCACCTGGGCGAGGCAATGAAGCCACGCCTGCTGGATGTGGTCGGCTACCTGCAGATGGCCAGCAGCGACCTGCGCGAGGCTTTGCAGAGCTTCCTGCGCTTCCAGCACATCCTCTCCGGTGGTTTCGCAGCGCAGATGCACGAGGAGGGTGATCGGGTCCGGTTGATCCTCGACCTCAATTACCTGGGCATCAGCAATCTGCGTCAGCAGATGGAGTGCCTGATGTTGCTGTTTCTCAAGCAGCTGGCGCTGATCACCGACGACGAATTCCATGTCCAGGCCATCGAGTTCCGTCATCCACAGCCGCGCCGCTTGAGCGAGCACCGGCGCCTGTTCGGCATGACGCCGAGCTTCGGCAAGGCCAATGATGCGTTGATCTTCGACCGGGCATTGCTGACAAGGCCCTCGCGGACCGGCAATCCGGTGCTGCACCGTCTGCTCACCGAGCACGCGCGGGAACAGCTTGGCACGCTGGACGAGAACGATCTACTCAATCGCCTGCGCTACCTGATCGCTATTCGGCTGGGGGAAGAGGACTGCACCCTGCAAAGCTGCGCCCGTGAGCTGGGCGTGCGCCCCGGACTGCTGCAACGCAACCTGGCGAGCCGGGCGCAAACCTTCAGGGAAGTGCGGGAAGAGGTGCGCCGGCAGCGTGCGGCGCAGTTACTGGAGCAGGGTGTGGCGATCCGCGAAGTGGCGCGGGCCTGTGGCTTCGCCGAGCTGTCGCCGTTCTATCGCGCGTTCAAGCGTTGGTACTCGATGCCGCCCGAGCGCTATCGCCAGCGCCTGCAGGGCGGCACCGAAGGCTGA
- a CDS encoding transcriptional regulator produces the protein MRLHSALAFCAALSTGLALPLAVHAEDTPSSSQVMEQHKQAINNRIADIDYKRKRIVEANMKLTPQETEKFWPIYNSYRTEADKLSKQTLAIIIDYANSYNTGSVSNDDAAKLQKQVLELQDDRQELKEKYLKRIAKEVSPQRALRFLQVEDQLDAMALLEVSREIPLAE, from the coding sequence ATGCGTCTTCATTCCGCTCTCGCCTTCTGCGCCGCACTCTCCACCGGGCTTGCGCTGCCCCTGGCCGTCCACGCCGAAGATACCCCCAGCAGCAGCCAGGTCATGGAGCAGCACAAGCAGGCCATCAACAACCGCATCGCCGACATCGACTACAAGCGCAAGCGCATCGTCGAAGCCAACATGAAGCTCACCCCGCAGGAAACCGAGAAGTTCTGGCCGATCTACAACAGCTACCGCACCGAAGCGGACAAGCTGAGCAAACAGACCCTGGCGATCATCATCGACTATGCCAACAGCTATAACACCGGCTCGGTGAGCAATGACGATGCCGCGAAGCTGCAGAAGCAGGTGCTGGAGCTGCAGGACGACCGCCAGGAGCTCAAGGAGAAATACCTCAAGCGCATCGCCAAGGAAGTCTCGCCGCAGCGCGCGCTGCGCTTCCTGCAGGTCGAAGACCAGCTTGACGCCATGGCGCTGCTGGAAGTCAGCCGCGAAATCCCGCTGGCCGAGTAA
- a CDS encoding DUF6436 domain-containing protein, producing the protein MSSRRKSLFTWLIAALCLGALLATYWWYENRFIRPFSHQPQLFSGDNLMLPAQLAGPGKVRLVHFWDPACPCNVGNQQHLAELIQRFGPQGVEFFAVQKRGTRGHLPDTLNAMRTLDSLPGADQLPASPAVAIWDAQGKLAYFGPYSEGAVCTSGNSFIEPILDALVQGRQVNATHTLAVGCYCPWDGAKH; encoded by the coding sequence ATGTCCTCACGTCGAAAATCGCTGTTCACCTGGCTGATCGCCGCGCTCTGCCTGGGCGCGCTGCTCGCGACCTACTGGTGGTACGAGAACCGCTTCATCCGCCCGTTCAGCCATCAGCCGCAATTGTTTTCCGGCGACAACCTGATGCTGCCAGCGCAACTGGCCGGCCCCGGCAAGGTCCGCCTGGTGCACTTCTGGGACCCGGCCTGCCCCTGCAACGTCGGCAACCAGCAGCACCTCGCCGAGCTGATCCAGCGCTTCGGCCCGCAGGGCGTGGAGTTCTTCGCCGTGCAGAAACGCGGCACCCGCGGCCACCTGCCCGACACGCTGAACGCCATGCGTACGCTGGACTCCCTGCCCGGCGCCGATCAGTTGCCGGCCAGCCCTGCCGTGGCGATCTGGGACGCCCAGGGCAAGCTGGCCTACTTCGGCCCCTACAGCGAGGGCGCGGTGTGCACCTCGGGCAACAGCTTCATCGAACCGATCCTCGACGCCCTGGTGCAGGGTCGCCAGGTGAATGCGACCCACACGCTGGCGGTGGGCTGCTATTGCCCCTGGGATGGCGCGAAGCACTGA
- a CDS encoding alpha/beta hydrolase gives MPEAFQPDLLRTLLRPLTAEANEVGIALYQHFYGLDLHGRHPGLQSRLGTFEAGGYQIAAQYWRPVLARGTVVLLHGYYDHMGLYRHVIDWALGMGFAVLACDLPGHGLSGGAAASIGDFAEYQIVLGALLNQAQALDLPQPWHLCGQSTGGAILLDYLLTGAPRPELGRTILLAPLVRPRAWGWSKFSYQLLRPFVDSIPRRFSENSSDAEFLAFLRDRDPLQPKILPTAWVGALSRWIPRIEAAGHGAQSLLVVQGDADETVDWRYNLKVLEEKFEKIECLLLTGARHHLANESETLRRRYFDFLSERMA, from the coding sequence ATGCCTGAAGCCTTCCAGCCCGATCTGCTGCGCACCCTGCTGCGACCTCTGACCGCAGAGGCGAACGAAGTCGGCATCGCGCTGTACCAGCATTTCTACGGCCTGGACCTGCATGGGCGCCACCCGGGACTGCAGAGCCGCCTGGGCACCTTCGAGGCCGGGGGCTACCAGATCGCCGCGCAGTACTGGCGGCCGGTGCTGGCGCGCGGGACAGTAGTGCTGCTGCATGGCTATTACGACCACATGGGGCTGTACCGCCACGTGATCGACTGGGCGCTGGGCATGGGCTTCGCGGTGCTGGCCTGCGACCTGCCGGGCCACGGCCTGTCCGGTGGCGCCGCTGCCAGCATTGGCGACTTCGCCGAGTACCAGATAGTGCTGGGCGCACTGCTCAATCAGGCCCAGGCGCTGGACCTGCCGCAACCCTGGCACCTCTGTGGGCAGAGCACCGGCGGGGCGATCCTGCTGGACTACCTGCTCACCGGCGCGCCCCGTCCGGAACTCGGGCGGACCATCCTGCTGGCGCCACTGGTGCGGCCACGGGCCTGGGGCTGGTCGAAATTCAGCTATCAGCTGCTGCGACCGTTCGTGGACTCGATTCCGCGACGGTTCAGCGAGAACTCCAGCGACGCCGAATTCCTCGCCTTCCTGCGTGATCGCGATCCGCTGCAGCCGAAGATCCTGCCGACGGCCTGGGTGGGCGCACTGTCGCGCTGGATTCCGCGCATCGAGGCCGCCGGCCACGGGGCGCAGAGCCTGCTGGTGGTGCAGGGCGACGCCGACGAGACGGTGGACTGGCGCTACAACCTGAAGGTGCTGGAAGAAAAGTTCGAGAAGATCGAATGCCTGCTGCTGACCGGCGCGCGTCACCACCTGGCGAACGAGAGCGAGACGCTGCGCAGGCGTTACTTCGATTTTCTCAGTGAGCGGATGGCATAG
- a CDS encoding 2OG-Fe(II) oxygenase, translating into MQSPLLQSIVDDLADKGWSQQDAFLPDALIAQLAAECRARDAAGKLAAAAIGRGEGQAVREGIRGDRIQWLEPGQSEACDLYLGALDALRRQINRALFLGLEDFEGHFALYPPGAFYQKHLDRFRDDDRRTVSVVFYLNRDWPVAQGGELRMYLPDERTLDLPPLAGRLVVFLSGDFPHEVLPASHERLSLTGWFRRRGDALL; encoded by the coding sequence ATGCAAAGCCCCCTTCTGCAAAGCATCGTTGACGACCTCGCCGACAAGGGCTGGTCGCAGCAGGACGCCTTCCTTCCCGATGCCCTGATCGCCCAGTTGGCGGCGGAATGTCGTGCCCGCGACGCAGCCGGCAAGCTGGCCGCCGCGGCCATCGGCCGGGGAGAGGGGCAAGCCGTGCGCGAAGGTATTCGGGGCGATCGCATCCAGTGGCTCGAGCCCGGCCAGTCCGAGGCCTGCGACCTGTACCTGGGTGCGCTGGACGCGCTGCGCCGGCAGATCAACCGCGCGCTTTTCCTTGGTCTGGAAGACTTCGAAGGGCACTTCGCGCTCTATCCGCCGGGGGCGTTCTACCAGAAGCACCTGGACCGCTTCCGCGACGATGATCGCCGCACCGTCTCGGTGGTTTTCTACCTCAATCGCGACTGGCCAGTGGCGCAGGGCGGCGAGCTGCGGATGTACCTCCCCGACGAACGGACACTGGACCTGCCGCCGCTGGCCGGCCGTCTGGTGGTGTTCCTCTCCGGCGACTTCCCCCACGAAGTGTTGCCGGCCAGCCACGAGCGGCTATCGCTGACCGGCTGGTTCCGCCGCCGCGGTGACGCGCTGCTCTGA
- a CDS encoding DUF6160 family protein, producing MPRLLLCTATFAALSYLPLAFAELQALDNEHLGAVTGQDGISIRADVLAHMDSVAWKDDGGSVSLRNVFIDNGCVNAGDCPDGRGGSLPYGAAQLGLSLPIFGIEQPTLQVDVVQGAGGQQQLALTLPDLTTINQQLNASGLPSQTIRLRVAGDLYVGGGKLGSIEVRDIQDISGTLKIWGH from the coding sequence ATGCCTCGCCTCTTGCTCTGCACCGCCACTTTCGCCGCGCTGTCCTACCTGCCCTTGGCCTTCGCCGAGCTCCAGGCGCTGGACAATGAACACCTGGGCGCCGTCACCGGCCAGGACGGCATCAGCATCCGCGCCGACGTGCTGGCGCACATGGACAGCGTGGCGTGGAAAGACGATGGCGGCAGCGTCTCGTTGCGCAACGTGTTCATCGACAACGGTTGCGTGAATGCCGGCGACTGCCCCGACGGTCGCGGTGGCAGCCTGCCGTACGGGGCTGCACAGCTGGGCCTGAGCCTGCCGATCTTCGGCATTGAGCAGCCGACTCTGCAGGTGGATGTGGTGCAAGGCGCCGGCGGCCAGCAGCAACTGGCGCTGACCCTGCCCGACCTGACCACCATCAACCAGCAGTTGAACGCCAGCGGGCTGCCGTCGCAGACCATCCGCCTGCGCGTGGCCGGCGATCTCTACGTGGGCGGCGGAAAGCTGGGGAGCATCGAAGTGCGCGACATCCAGGACATCAGCGGCACCCTGAAGATCTGGGGGCACTGA
- a CDS encoding DUF523 domain-containing protein, translating into MQKVLVSRCLLGHRVRYDGGAHGPFDLLSRWLDQGRVVALCPEVAGGLPTPRAPAEIPGGQGMAVLERARPVMTVEGEDVSNAFLLGAEEAMALVRRHDIRLAVLKARSPSCGNRENYDGSFSGQKVAGEGVTAAALKRMGVLVFSEEELDAAAVCLAGLEAGG; encoded by the coding sequence ATGCAGAAGGTTCTCGTCAGCCGCTGCCTGCTTGGCCATCGCGTCCGCTACGACGGCGGCGCGCACGGGCCGTTCGACCTGCTATCGCGCTGGCTGGACCAGGGCCGGGTGGTGGCGCTGTGCCCGGAAGTCGCCGGTGGCCTGCCAACGCCCCGCGCCCCGGCGGAGATCCCGGGAGGCCAGGGCATGGCCGTACTGGAGCGGGCGCGCCCAGTGATGACGGTGGAAGGCGAGGACGTCAGCAACGCCTTCCTGCTCGGCGCCGAGGAAGCCATGGCGCTGGTGCGTCGCCACGATATCCGTCTGGCGGTACTCAAGGCGCGCAGCCCCTCCTGCGGCAACCGCGAGAACTACGACGGCAGCTTCAGCGGGCAGAAGGTCGCTGGTGAAGGCGTGACCGCCGCCGCGCTCAAGCGCATGGGCGTGCTGGTGTTCAGCGAGGAAGAACTGGACGCCGCGGCCGTCTGCCTGGCCGGGCTGGAAGCCGGAGGCTAG
- a CDS encoding DUF4399 domain-containing protein encodes MRTLLPCLGLAALLAGTSAVAADIPRTPAPEGAKVYFIEPADGATVDKTFTVKFGLKGMGVAPAGVDSPATGHHHLLIDLKEQPAMNMPLPMTDQIKHFGKGQTETQVTLPPGKHTLQLLVGDKNHVPFDPPVESQQITVNVK; translated from the coding sequence ATGAGAACCCTGCTGCCTTGCCTGGGCCTTGCCGCGCTGCTCGCCGGCACTTCCGCAGTCGCCGCCGATATCCCGCGCACCCCGGCTCCGGAAGGTGCCAAGGTGTACTTCATCGAGCCGGCCGACGGCGCCACGGTGGACAAGACCTTCACCGTCAAATTCGGCCTCAAGGGCATGGGCGTCGCGCCCGCTGGCGTGGACTCGCCGGCCACCGGCCACCACCACCTGCTGATCGACCTCAAGGAGCAGCCGGCGATGAATATGCCGCTGCCGATGACCGACCAGATCAAGCACTTCGGCAAGGGCCAGACCGAAACCCAGGTGACCCTGCCGCCGGGCAAGCACACCTTGCAGCTGCTGGTGGGCGACAAGAACCACGTGCCGTTCGACCCGCCGGTGGAGTCGCAGCAGATCACGGTCAATGTGAAGTGA
- the serA gene encoding phosphoglycerate dehydrogenase, with amino-acid sequence MSKTSLDKSKIKFLLLEGVHQNAVDTLKAAGYSNIEYLKTALSGDELKEKIADAHFIGIRSRTQLTEEVFDAAKKLIAVGCFCIGTNQVDLNAARERGIAVFNAPYSNTRSVAELVLAEAILLLRGIPEKNASCHRGGWIKSAANSFEIRGKKLGIVGYGSIGTQLSVLAEALGMQVFFYDTVTKLPLGNAQQVGNLHELLGMSDIVSLHVPELPSTQWMIGEKEIRAIKKGGILINAARGTVVELDHLAAAIKDEHLIGAAIDVFPVEPKSNDDEFESPLRGLDRVILTPHIGGSTAEAQANIGLEVAEKLVKYSDNGTSVSSVNFPEVALPSHPGKHRLLHIHENIPGVMSEINKVFADNGINISGQYLQTNDKVGYVVIDVDAEYSDLALEKLQHVNGTIRSRVLF; translated from the coding sequence ATGAGCAAGACTTCTCTCGACAAGAGCAAGATCAAATTCCTTCTCCTTGAAGGCGTGCACCAGAACGCCGTCGACACCCTCAAGGCGGCCGGCTACTCCAACATCGAGTACCTCAAGACCGCACTGTCCGGTGACGAGCTGAAGGAAAAGATTGCCGATGCACACTTCATCGGTATCCGCTCCCGCACCCAGCTGACCGAAGAAGTCTTCGACGCGGCCAAGAAACTGATCGCGGTGGGTTGCTTCTGCATCGGTACCAACCAGGTCGACCTGAACGCAGCCCGCGAGCGCGGTATCGCCGTGTTCAACGCGCCCTACTCCAACACCCGCTCGGTCGCCGAACTGGTGCTGGCCGAGGCCATCCTGCTGCTGCGCGGCATCCCGGAGAAGAACGCTTCCTGCCACCGCGGCGGCTGGATCAAATCCGCGGCCAACTCCTTCGAGATCCGCGGCAAGAAGCTGGGCATCGTCGGCTACGGCTCGATCGGCACCCAGCTCTCGGTCCTGGCAGAAGCCTTAGGGATGCAGGTGTTCTTCTACGACACCGTGACCAAGCTGCCGCTGGGTAACGCCCAGCAGGTCGGCAACCTGCACGAGCTGCTCGGCATGTCCGACATCGTCTCGCTGCACGTGCCGGAGCTGCCGTCCACCCAGTGGATGATCGGTGAAAAGGAAATCCGCGCCATCAAGAAAGGCGGCATCCTGATCAACGCCGCCCGTGGCACCGTGGTCGAGCTGGACCACCTGGCCGCCGCGATCAAGGACGAGCACCTGATCGGCGCTGCCATCGACGTGTTCCCGGTCGAGCCCAAGTCCAACGACGACGAGTTCGAAAGCCCGCTGCGTGGCCTGGATCGCGTGATCCTGACCCCGCACATCGGCGGCTCCACCGCCGAAGCCCAGGCCAACATCGGCCTGGAAGTGGCCGAGAAGCTGGTCAAGTACAGCGACAACGGTACCTCGGTTTCTTCCGTCAACTTCCCGGAAGTAGCCCTGCCGTCGCACCCGGGCAAGCACCGCCTGCTGCACATCCACGAGAACATCCCGGGTGTGATGAGCGAAATCAACAAGGTGTTCGCCGACAACGGCATCAACATCTCCGGCCAGTACCTGCAGACCAACGACAAGGTTGGCTACGTCGTCATCGACGTCGACGCCGAGTACTCGGACCTGGCGCTGGAGAAGCTGCAGCACGTCAACGGCACCATCCGCAGCCGCGTTCTGTTCTAA